From the genome of Spartobacteria bacterium:
GATTTCCACGGTGGCTTCACGGCCGGTGTACTCCACATGGCGTATGGCCGAAATGTTCATGACCAGTCTTCGATCCATGCGTATGAACATTTCAGGAGGCAGGCGTTTCATCCATTCCGTCAAGGTCTGCCGGGCCATATAGCTTTTTCCATCAGCCGCATGAAGTCTGCTGTAATTGCCATCCGCCTC
Proteins encoded in this window:
- a CDS encoding LytTR family transcriptional regulator, encoding EADGNYSRLHAADGKSYMARQTLTEWMKRLPPEMFIRMDRRLVMNISAIRHVEYTGREATVEIGKNGRIVPLGPAATRALRRIIK